A genomic window from bacterium includes:
- a CDS encoding ATP-binding protein: MAEKKGFKFEISLSVLDHLGRHLYRSFATVLGEAISNSWDADAKNVWIFIDREKNSFLIKDDGVGMSEADFQNKFLKVGYTKRKDGNFTSPGKRKFIGRKGIGKLALLSCAERVHLISKTIDSGYVGGIIDNSGLDKAITNDMAPQEYDLGEVNASIFDRFIKGHEKGTIIYFENIKDGIRNSLDFLRKIIALYFRFSLLDTTFNIFIDGEVISIKDLNDLAQKTEFVWNVNGLKDPYIEGMLTSLKESMKNLSMAINSRGFVASVSKPRDLKVIGTDERASVDLFVNGRIRERDILKHIPTARIAENYFYGQFHFDELDDEVERFTTSREGIIAEDPKYQKFLEELRSKILEINDDWDRWRIKHRKPGDSESERITQKERAAGDLFSATSGDYVFSEGAGNKERIEKWVDELRADALFNFESYADCFISENLVREYIRYKNISLESVRRKIDEFRRLERIHKEAGNLNIDIRKNDDDLNYLDMTQLSERVDDAGIVNTIVRDSKEYKPIRDAVAHTSLITDVAKTKLTTIFENIKGRIRIFLNTE; the protein is encoded by the coding sequence ATGGCGGAAAAAAAGGGTTTTAAATTTGAAATTTCCTTAAGTGTTCTTGATCACTTAGGCAGGCATTTATACCGGAGTTTTGCCACTGTATTGGGCGAAGCTATTTCTAATTCTTGGGATGCTGATGCCAAAAATGTGTGGATTTTTATAGATCGGGAGAAGAACAGTTTCTTAATCAAAGATGATGGGGTTGGTATGAGTGAGGCGGATTTTCAAAATAAATTTCTAAAGGTGGGGTACACGAAAAGAAAAGATGGGAACTTTACTTCGCCGGGTAAGAGGAAGTTTATCGGCAGAAAGGGGATCGGGAAATTGGCTTTGCTTTCTTGCGCGGAAAGAGTTCACCTAATATCGAAAACTATTGATTCTGGTTATGTCGGCGGAATTATTGACAATTCTGGTTTGGACAAGGCGATAACGAATGATATGGCGCCTCAAGAATATGATCTTGGAGAAGTTAACGCCTCCATTTTTGACCGCTTTATTAAGGGTCATGAAAAAGGAACGATTATTTATTTCGAGAACATAAAGGACGGAATTCGAAATAGTTTGGATTTTTTGAGAAAAATAATCGCCCTGTACTTCAGGTTTTCGTTACTCGACACCACCTTTAATATTTTCATTGATGGAGAGGTAATTTCTATTAAAGATCTTAATGATTTGGCACAAAAAACAGAATTTGTTTGGAATGTTAATGGGTTGAAGGATCCATATATCGAAGGAATGTTGACTTCGTTAAAAGAAAGTATGAAAAACCTTTCGATGGCCATTAATTCTAGAGGATTTGTTGCGTCGGTGAGTAAGCCTCGCGATCTTAAGGTGATAGGGACGGATGAACGGGCGAGTGTTGATTTGTTTGTAAATGGAAGGATTCGTGAAAGAGATATTTTAAAACATATACCAACTGCTCGTATTGCTGAGAACTATTTTTATGGGCAATTTCATTTCGATGAGTTGGATGACGAGGTAGAGCGATTTACGACCAGTCGAGAAGGGATAATCGCTGAGGATCCAAAATATCAAAAGTTTCTAGAAGAATTGCGGTCGAAAATTTTGGAAATTAATGATGATTGGGACCGTTGGAGAATAAAACATAGAAAACCTGGAGATTCTGAGAGTGAAAGGATTACTCAAAAGGAAAGAGCGGCTGGTGATTTATTCAGTGCAACTTCCGGTGATTATGTATTTTCGGAAGGCGCTGGTAACAAGGAGAGGATAGAGAAGTGGGTGGATGAGTTGAGGGCGGACGCGCTTTTTAATTTCGAATCATATGCGGATTGTTTTATTTCGGAAAATTTGGTTAGGGAGTATATCCGGTATAAAAATATTTCTTTGGAATCTGTTCGTCGAAAAATTGATGAGTTTCGAAGACTGGAAAGAATCCACAAAGAAGCCGGGAACCTAAATATTGATATTCGGAAAAATGATGATGATTTAAATTATTTGGATATGACACAGTTGTCCGAGCGGGTTGATGATGCGGGTATTGTGAACACGATTGTCAGGGACTCGAAAGAATATAAACCGATTAGAGATGCTGTTGCCCATACTTCTTTAATAACGGATGTAGCAAAAACCAAATTGACAACGATTTTTGAGAATATTAAAGGACGTATAAGGATTTTCTTAAATACAGAATGA